In Leptodesmis sichuanensis A121, the following are encoded in one genomic region:
- the tal gene encoding transaldolase, which yields MTATNHLFEIEELGQSIWMDNLTRDLIESGQLQEMIVSRGLRGITSNPAIFEKAIAGNKMYDADIEAGIKAKKPLMEIYESLVFDDIRKACDIFRPVYESSGGLDGYISLEVPPTIAHDTEKTIEEARRYYREIGRENLMIKIPGTEKGLPAVEQVISEGINVNVTLLFSVQSYVNTAWSYIRGLEKRVAEGQDISKIASVASFFLSRIDSKIDDRIDARLQAGVPDMAVREKLEAIKGKVAIANAKIAYQEYKKIIQSDRWQALAAKGAKVQRLLWASTSTKNPNYSDVMYVDELIGPDTVNTLPPATIEACADHCQVSDRIESNVEAAYRLIDSLKDPDINIDLDAVMDELLVEGIDKFIQPFQSLMSSLEEKVNRLATVG from the coding sequence ATGACAGCAACGAACCATTTATTTGAGATTGAAGAACTGGGTCAGAGTATCTGGATGGATAATCTGACCCGCGATTTGATTGAGTCTGGGCAATTGCAGGAGATGATTGTTTCCCGTGGCTTACGGGGGATCACCTCCAACCCGGCGATTTTTGAGAAGGCGATCGCGGGCAACAAAATGTACGATGCCGATATTGAAGCTGGGATCAAGGCGAAAAAGCCATTGATGGAGATTTACGAATCCCTGGTGTTTGATGACATTCGCAAAGCCTGTGATATCTTCCGCCCGGTCTATGAATCCTCGGGTGGGTTGGATGGCTACATCAGCCTGGAAGTGCCGCCCACGATCGCCCACGACACCGAAAAAACCATTGAAGAGGCCCGCCGTTATTACCGGGAAATTGGTCGCGAAAACCTGATGATCAAAATTCCGGGAACGGAAAAAGGGTTGCCTGCTGTTGAGCAAGTAATTAGTGAAGGGATCAACGTCAACGTGACGCTATTGTTCTCAGTCCAGAGCTATGTAAATACGGCCTGGTCATACATTCGGGGATTAGAAAAGCGGGTAGCTGAGGGTCAGGACATTAGCAAAATTGCCTCGGTGGCCAGCTTCTTCCTGAGCCGAATTGATAGCAAGATTGACGATCGCATCGATGCCCGGTTGCAAGCAGGCGTTCCTGATATGGCAGTTCGTGAAAAACTGGAAGCCATTAAAGGAAAAGTAGCGATCGCTAACGCAAAAATCGCTTACCAGGAGTATAAGAAGATCATTCAAAGCGATCGCTGGCAAGCGCTGGCCGCCAAAGGAGCCAAGGTGCAACGGCTGCTCTGGGCCAGCACCAGCACCAAAAATCCTAATTACAGCGATGTTATGTATGTGGATGAATTGATCGGTCCCGATACCGTCAACACCCTACCCCCTGCCACGATCGAAGCCTGTGCCGATCACTGTCAGGTCAGCGATCGCATCGAATCTAACGTCGAAGCAGCGTATCGTTTAATCGACAGTCTCAAAGACCCCGACATCAACATCGACCTGGATGCCGTCATGGACGAGCTGCTGGTCGAAGGCATCGACAAATTCATCCAACCCTTCCAGTCCTTAATGAGTTCCCTTGAGGAAAAAGTTAATCGACTTGCCACGGTGGGATAA